In Clupea harengus unplaced genomic scaffold, Ch_v2.0.2, whole genome shotgun sequence, the genomic window CGGGTGGCCGTAGACAGAGTGGAGGACCTTCTGGTCCTGTCCAGGCTCCAGGAGATAGACGCTCTCACTGGCTGAAGCCACTGCCAGCAGAGAGGCCTGCCTGCCCGGCACCAGACTCAGGTGATCCACCTGTGAGCATGAAAAAAAAGACTCCAGACTCCAGCAAATACATCACTTACTCTGGCATATTATCACTGGATTTATATTGCCAGTGTATATCACTACATGATATATCACCACTGTACACTAGATATGGTATCTTCCCATTAAATGCTACTGGATATAGAATTTGTTTTATAATAACCCATGGGTTCTGTGTAGAATCCTATAGAATCATAAAAAAGGGGACTGCACTGTTGCGCTCTGTGGATGTGGTTGAATGCTCTGCccaagaaaggaagaggaaaatcTCGTGCATTATCTCAGAAAGCACTGCTCACTACTCACAGGTTTGGGCAGGTGGGTCAGGCAGAGGGTCCTCCAGTAGCCCTTGTCGTCCGGGGAGTCCACGCGTATGTCTGCCCCACAGGCAGTGGCTACGCTGGGGTGGTCTGGGCTCAGCACCAGGGCGTTGACCCTCTGGAGGTGCTGGAGGTGGTGGATGGGTTCGGATCCAGTCTCTATGCTCCATACATCCACCGATCCtttgaaggcagagagaggattATACTGGGCGACTGTGTACACAAGTAACAGTACAGACAAATGGGGGTGAAAGCAactgggagaggaagggagaaagaggataTAACGGATATGAAACTGGATATAATGGCCAATGCTGCGCACTGGTAACAGTggagacagacgcacacacatatttattttgttttaaaggTGCCgtatgttgttttctgtttgaaaaataacttaATTACTGCATTGGCACATACTGCTAACACTGCAAACTGTTAGGTGTGAAAACAGTCTGTTCTGGTATAATGATGCTTATTTCCTTATTGTTTTGAAGCTGCAAAGTATAGTTTttgttggcaaaaaaaaactacatcACCTATTTTGAGTTACAACTAGACTTCCATTTTTGTATTGCCTTATATTACAACATGTATTTACTTATATCTATTTGACTAGATCAAATGATGGATTTGGTTTTGTACAGCAATGGCTGTAGACATGGATACGCTTTGTACTTCTTCACTGTTTAACCAACATATTAATGCTTTGTCTGGTGTTCTGATGTTACTGGATATTAACCAAGCTTTTGTGGCAGGTTCCAAGGCTCTAATGGACAGACTAGTTTATACATGGTCCACCAACACAGAGACTGATCAGCATACTCACATAATGAAAAATAATCACATGTAAATGCACTGGTAAATAGGCAATGTAAATAATAGTCGAAAAAACACTGATGGGTGAAATGGCTGTGTAATTTCCATGCGAAATAACTGATTATAACTAAACGGCTATTCGCTCATTATCCTTTcctttcctgtgtttttttcccagcaGCATTCTGAATAAAAGAAGGTCATAGGGCCACTGAATTCAATCAGCCAAAATAAGCTGCAATTAGTACGAGACATAAACCCGTGAGATTTCGTATTAGCAGGATCTACCACTAGGACAGAGTGGCAGGACCTGGCTTGGCAGTCTTAGCGCTGTTTTATCATACGTGAATGCATTTCAATATATGAAGAATTGCGTGCTGTTGAAAATGACTAACACCAATCCAAATATAGGCCTTTTGTTAGATTTACAAAACATAACCACATGAAATGAATCAAATCACATCCTATTGAAAGGAGCAATAATAGCACAaaacagaataaataaataaaaacatctgGGGGTCTGCACAATACCAGAGCAGTGATAAGGTAGATCAACTGAGAGTGAGACATAAAAACAGCCAGTTTTAGTTATACCACTGCTATGAGAACTCAAGAGAGTTGGCACTGCCACTGCATAGCCAGGTGACCTCAGACTGTTTCCAAATCCTCACATTTCCTACGCACCGTACAGCTGTGGATGGAGACCtgtaaaaacactgatgaaggccACTGCAACATCTCTTTCACAATATGCAGCGCCTCTACCCGCCTGTCAGTACCTTTACCCTCCTTACCATCTTCAAATGCAGCGGCTGCCACCATCTTGTTGACTTGGACATGACTGATGTGTAGATTAGGGGCATCCGTGACATCCGTGTTTGCGTGGGTCGGCCGAAAGTACGACGTCCCCGAATCCCAGTGCTGAGTGTCCCACAGACGGACACCACCTGAGGTGTACCTGCACAAGGAGGTAGACATGATGACAAAGAGCTATCATATGTGTCTGATTCACATCCATAAACTCAGATGCATTAGGACATTTTTGGGGTATTTATTAAAACAATTACTTAGACGGTGTGTTAATGAATCAATGTTTATACCGTCAACGTCTACACAATGCACTCAATGGCTGAATCAAtgtattgcaaaaaaaaaatgggatcTGTGTAAATGTACGTGCTATCTTCTAAGTAAGAAAGGCTGTCTGTAGGTGTTTTTTTGCAGCACTGTTTAGCTGTCTCTTTCTAAACAGGAGAGGCTGTCTGTGCaaagctttttgtttttctattggGGGATGCTTGTAGCAGCTGAGCCCCACTCAGCGGGTCTGGTCTGGGCTGAAGGCGGAGGCGTCTCTGCACCAGCTGCCGTGGGCTTCAGGACACCCTGCACTGGAAGGAGCTCAGGACTGGCACTGAGCTGCTGGAGGGTGCTGCCGGGCGCTCTCGGGCTGCCAACTGCTACACGCTacccactgagagagaggaggctttaATCTAGCACCCTCAGGCGGTCTTTATCTTATTCCCAAAGGAAACCTTCAAGGCACTACTCCTTTATCTGGGGGTTAACTGGTTAGTCTTGACTATAAATAATACTATTTAGCCAAAAATTGAATATGGCGTGTTGTTCTAGATAATTTGACAAACCCTCAATAGATGCATGTTAACTTCAGTATAACATCAACAGAAGCTGTCTTTTATGTCTGCACATTCTACATAATCCCAAATTCCTACTGTACACTGTCCAGGAGAGGACAtgcaaatagaaaaacaaaaaggtgAAGTATAAAGGAGTAAAAAACTTAAGTTACACGTAACTTTAATACATCCATACTTACCCAGCAAATACATATCCACTGCAGCAGCTGACATCACATAGAATCTTTCCCAACTCAAACTGGAGATGACTGATGGATCCAACACGATTCTAATATTGAACATGAATAAGATTGGAACGGGTTTTACCAAGTGATCGTCTTAATGGCGATTTGGACAGACGAATGTCCGTTTAAACAACACATGCAGCTCATCCTTTACCTTCCAGTTGGAGCACACTAGTTTATCAGTGCTCCGACAATCCCGCAGACTACTCTTCCAGCAGGGGGAGTCAGAGACGTTCGCTTCGATGTGGTATCCCTCTTCCTGACACAGATTGTACCACAGCACTTCATCCTCTGCCAACACTTTCCAGGCTTTGCTTACCTTGGGCACGGATGGTGAAAGAATGACAGCTGGCTCATTAGCTGCAAGCTACACAGGGCTGACATTTTGTCTGTTTATCGAATTAATGTCTAGAATCtttcaaaatatttaaatatccACAGACGTTCACATAATTTCAATACCCACTGTATAAGTACCTCTTACACATTACGCCACTCTATCTCTATTACGTAATCAGTTCGCTGTTTGTGCAGACCCCATCAGTTCAGCACAGCATTTCCTTGCAAGTTTTACCTGTGCGCATCTTCCCAGCTCACATCGGTCAAGAAACTGGAAAATCTTCAGTGCCAACTCATATGGCAGTTCCACATCAAAGAAGGGAATGTCATTAATGTCGTTCTGAGTAAAGAAGAATGTACAAAGCATGTGTGTCTTAATCAAGTTTTAAGTGATTCAACGTCTTCTGTTATAGCCTACCTACGTGTCATTACCACCAGCATTATCAACATAACAAATAACGTGCATCTTACCAAGTCTTGTATAAACTGATCGACTAGTTTTTTCCCAGTATTAACTTTCTTCTGAGGTTGTTGATTAGAATGAAAGTTCGCGTGACCGTGCTGCCTTTTCCTTCGCGTCCTCTCCTCTTGAATTCTGTCCAGCAAGGGACTGCTCCTTCCATCTAATAAGCCTTCTGCTATGGACACATATTGTGGTTGATGCTCTGCACGCTCCTCTAAAGACTTGCACGGTGATGTGTCTTTAACCTCTCGAGCTTGGTATGAACTACTAGCACTGTCGTTTCCAGACAGATTTGAACAGTTTCCCGTTTCATCCTCCAATGGAAAATGGCTTTTACAACTGTCTTTAAAATAAGTAGTTTTAGATAGAGTTACAGTGCATTGAGCGCCGAGTACCCCAGAGTTATGCGACCCAGTGCTCTCAGCTTGAGTCTTTTTCTCTAATTCCTTTTTCCAGCGCTGCTGGAAGGTCAGCAACTCGTCGTCATCCATAGTTATTTACACTCCAGTtacctgaaaatgtgtttttcacgGCAAGTCATTCTTGCACTGTGTGCAGCAcaagaatgaaaacaaatggaCCGTTCATTCCTTTAAAAGTTCCGGGTGGACTAATGCTCTCACACAACACGTTCCACTGTGCTAGTTACCAAAATGAAGGTTGCTCTGATGCAAATCAAATTAATGGCTCTACAATGAATTTGCTGACAAGTAAAACCTTATCTAAAATGCATGCATTTGAATGTATCTATATGAATtcaatctaaataaataaaatgttaaacatgGATTGATGATTTACAGTTTGCAGCAGACAAGCCATTGTTACTGTGTCTGCGCAATAATAATGAATTGTTAACAGTCTTTTCTGTTTAGGCATTGGACAGAGcatatcacacaaaaaaaaggggggggggggggggatcaggaTAGGGCTTCAAGAGTTAATGATCACCCGTGTCTTTTGGGAGAAGATGATGTAAACCCTCTACATCATGTGACACTTTAATAAATAATAgcccacagcacacagaaacaaacccaTTGAGGATTTGATCAGAACAGACAGGATCGTTGTCCAGACGAAGAGTGTGGAAGAAACACGGGAGAGTGGATATTCATTTCGGAGAAAAATATGTGCTGCCTGCCAGTAGACCACGCGTTGCCAGTGATTTGCGGTTCGGTCTCTGCCTACAGATCCACAACATGCACGGGGACGCTTGCATCCCGCCTGAGGCGGATCGGAGACCAGTTCGAAAAAAAGCGCATGACAAGAGAAAAGGGCAGTGTGGAAAACATCAGGAGCAGAGggcacac contains:
- the fbxw8 gene encoding F-box/WD repeat-containing protein 8 — protein: MDDDELLTFQQRWKKELEKKTQAESTGSHNSGVLGAQCTVTLSKTTYFKDSCKSHFPLEDETGNCSNLSGNDSASSSYQAREVKDTSPCKSLEERAEHQPQYVSIAEGLLDGRSSPLLDRIQEERTRRKRQHGHANFHSNQQPQKKVNTGKKLVDQFIQDLNDINDIPFFDVELPYELALKIFQFLDRCELGRCAQVSKAWKVLAEDEVLWYNLCQEEGYHIEANVSDSPCWKSSLRDCRSTDKLVCSNWKNRVGSISHLQFELGKILCDVSCCSGYVFAGYTSGGVRLWDTQHWDSGTSYFRPTHANTDVTDAPNLHISHVQVNKMVAAAAFEDGSVDVWSIETGSEPIHHLQHLQRVNALVLSPDHPSVATACGADIRVDSPDDKGYWRTLCLTHLPKPVDHLSLVPGRQASLLAVASASESVYLLEPGQDQKVLHSVYGH